The window CCCGGATCCACGGGAGCCAGGTGGCCGCCCCCATCTTCCGGGAGATCGCCGCCGGGCTCTTGGCCTGGGCGGGCCTGCCCCCCTATGCTGAAGGGCGGTGAGGATGTTGTGCAAGGGACGCATGTTAGGGAACTAACGCCGGAGTGGGTGGCCCGGGCCGTGGGGGGACGGCTCCATCCGGGCGGAGGGCCGGTGCGGGACCTGGTCTGGCACAGCGGCGCCGCCACGCCGGGAAGCCTCTTCGCCGCCCTCCCCGGGCGCACCACCCACGGGCGGCATTTCATCCCGGAGGCCCTGGCCCGGGGGGCAAGCCTGGTCCTGGCCGACCAGGCGGGCCCCGCCACCCTGGAGGTGGAGGACCCCTGGCAGGCCCTCCTGCGCCTGGGCGAGGCCCTCCGCCGCCTCTTCCCGGGCCCGGTCCTGGCCGTGGGGGGAAGCTCGGGCAAGACCACCACCAAGGAGGCCCTGGCCCAGGGCCTGGGCCTTCCCGCCCCCCCGGGGAACCTCAACACCGCCCCGCCCCTTGTCCGCTTCTTCTGGCACCTGGACCCCCAAAGCCCCGGGGCCGTGGTGGAGCTCGGCGTGGACCGCCAGGGGGAGATGGCGGAGCTCTTCGCCCTGGCGAAGCCCCACCTCGCCGTCCTCACCGCCCTCGGGGAGGAGCACCTGGAGGCCTTCGGCACCCTGGAGAAGGCGGTGCAGGAGGAGGCCCACCTCCTCCGGGCCCCCACCGCTTTGGTGGGCGAGCAGGCCGCCCCCCTCGTCCTGGGGCTCAGGGAAGACCTCCTCGTCTACGGGTTCGCCGAGGGCACCTTCCGGGGACGGGACCTGGAGCTCGGCCTCCGGGAAAGCCGCTTCCGCTACGGAGGCCTTCACGTGCGCGTTCCCTACCCCGGGCTGGGCCCCGCCTACGGGGCGCTCGCGGCCCTGGCGGCGGCCGAGGTCCTGGGCCTTTCCCTGGAAGAGGTGGC of the Thermus thermophilus HB8 genome contains:
- a CDS encoding UDP-N-acetylmuramoyl-tripeptide--D-alanyl-D-alanine ligase, giving the protein MLKGGEDVVQGTHVRELTPEWVARAVGGRLHPGGGPVRDLVWHSGAATPGSLFAALPGRTTHGRHFIPEALARGASLVLADQAGPATLEVEDPWQALLRLGEALRRLFPGPVLAVGGSSGKTTTKEALAQGLGLPAPPGNLNTAPPLVRFFWHLDPQSPGAVVELGVDRQGEMAELFALAKPHLAVLTALGEEHLEAFGTLEKAVQEEAHLLRAPTALVGEQAAPLVLGLREDLLVYGFAEGTFRGRDLELGLRESRFRYGGLHVRVPYPGLGPAYGALAALAAAEVLGLSLEEVAERLARLTLPPGRMETREVGGVVFVNDAYNANPLSVKAGLRWLAAQPGRKWAVLGEMRELGRESLRLHLEVAEEAARLGLSPLYLGPHARHQAAFSGEAVESLEEALAWLKARVAPGDLVYLKASRAVGLERIVELWDAPFSS